The nucleotide window GGCCATGGCGAGGTCGGCCTGGGGGTCGGGGCGGGGGGCTTCCCGCCCCGGGCCCAGGAGGAAGGCGTCGAGGGCGGCGGTGCGGGCGTCCTCGTCGTCGGGGGTGAGGATCGTCGCCGGGTCCGTGGGCGGGAGCACCGCGGGCTGTTCGGGGTGGCGTACGCGTCGGCCGGTCCAGTGGGTGACCGGGACGTGCGGGGCGAAGGGGCGGAAGCCGCCCGGCCGGAACTTGATGCCGCAGACCCGGCCCCGGCCCTCCAGCTTCTGGCTGAAGAGGCCGTGCTGGACGCCCGCGATCTCGACGAAGGGCTCCTGGCCCTCGAACCGCTGGAAGACGATGTTGACCGCCGGGTGCGGGACGACGTGTGAGACGTACGGCTCGGGCAGGTCCCAGTCGATCAGCCAGTAGTGCTCGACGTGGGGGCGCAGGGCGGGGGTGGGCAGCAGGCGGCGGAAGTCCACGTGCGAGAGGAGTCCCGCGGCGTCGACGATTCCTCGGGTGTCACGGCGTGCGGCGGCCATGGAACAAGGCTAGGACCCACCACTGACAGTGCCCGGAGACGGCCGGAGGAATAGTGGCGGAGGGGCTCTCGTTTGCGGGTATAGTTGAATCGTAAACAAATTGGAGGGTGGCAGCGATGATGCAGTTCGGGATCTTCACCGTCGGCGATGTGACGCCGGACCCGACCACCGGGCGGACGCCGACCGAGCGTGAGCGCATCAAGGCCATGACGGCGATCGCGCTGAAGGCCGAGGAGGTCGGGCTCGACGTCTTCGCGACCGGTGAGCACCACAACCCGCCGTTCGTGCCGTCCTCGCCGACGACGATGCTGGGCTGGATCGCCGCCCGCACGGAGAACCTGATTCTCTCCACCGCGACCACCCTCATCACCACCAACGACCCGGTGAAGATCGCCGAGGACTTCGCGATGCTCCAGCACCTGGCCGACGGCCGGGTGGACCTGATGATGGGGCGCGGCAACACGGGCCCGGTGTATCCGTGGTTCGGCCAGGACATCCGGCAGGGCATCAACCTCGCCGTCGAGAACTACGCTCTCCTCCGCCGTCTGTGGCGCGAGGACGTCGTCGACTGGCAGGGCAAGTTCCGTACGGCCCTGCAGGGGTTCACCGCCACGCCCCGCCCGCTGGACGGCGTACCGCCGTTCGTCTGGCACGGCTCCATCCGCTCGCCCGAGATCGCCGAGCAGGCCGCGTACTACGGCGACGGCTTCTTCCACAACAACATCTTCTGGCCGGCCGACCACACCAAGCAGATGGTCGAGCTGTACCGGACCCGGTACGCGCACTACGGGCACGGCACGCCCGAGCAGGCGATCGTGGGGCTCGGCGGGCACGTCTTCATGCGGAAGAACTCGCAGGACGCGGTGCGGGAGTTCCGGCCGTACTTCGACGTCGCGCCCGTGTACGGCAACGGGCCCTCGCTGGAGGACTTCATGGACCAGACACCGCTGACGGTCGGCTCGCCGCAGCAGGTGATCGAGAAGACGCTGTCCTTCCGTGAGTACGCCGGGGACTATCAGCGGCAGTTGTTCCTGATCGACCATGCGGGGCTGCCGCTGAAGACCGTGTTGGAGCAGATCGATCTGCTCGGCGAGGAGGTTGTGCCGGTGTTGCGGAAGGAGTTCGCGGTGGGCCGGCCGGCGGATGTGCCGGATGCCCCCACGCATGGGTCCCTGGTGGCTGCGGCGGGCTGAGTCCCGCCGTCGCCTGTGCGGGTTGTGCTCAGGCTGCGGGTCCGTCGTGGTGGCCCGCGCCCACGCGGCGGAGCCGCAGTTTCAGTACGGCCTCGCGCCCCTGCCCCTGAAGGGGCGCGCCCTGCCGGCCAGCCATCCTCTCGCCCTTGCGTACTCCTTGGTCCAGGTGCGGCTCAGCCGGGTCGAGCGCAGATCGGTGATCAGGGACTCGTATCTCGCGATGATCGGGGCCGGGTCGTACCTGTGCGCGCTCTCCAGGGCCGCTCGGCCCATTTCGCGGCGTAGGGCGTCGTCGATGATCAGGTCGTGGATGGCCTCCGCCAGGGCGTGGGGGTCGTCCGTCGGGACCAGGCGACCGTTCAGGCCGTCGGTGATGATCTCGGCGGGGCCCAGGGGGCAGTCGGTGCTGACGACCGGCACGCCGCAGCGCATCGCCTCCACCAGGGTCATGCCGAAGGACTCGGCGTCCGAGGCGCTGACCACGATCGAGGCCCGCGCGAACTCCCTCTCGATCGGGGTGCGGGGGCCCATCAGGCGCGCCTGGTCGGTGAGGCCCAGGTCGTCGATGAGGGACTGGAGGCGGTCCTTCTCCTTGCCGCCGCCGTAGACGCGCAGCCGCCAGTCCGGTTCCTTGGCCGCGATCCGGGCGAACGCCTCCAGGAGGAGGTCGAAGCGTTTGCCGGGGGCCAGGCGGCCGGCGGCCGCGATCACCGGGGCCGTGCCGTCCGACGGGGTGACGCCGGTGTCGGGAACGATGTTGGGGATCGACATCACCCGTACGCCCGGCAGTTTCATCCGTGCGCGGTACACCTCCGCGTCCGCCGCCGTGGTCGTGACGACGGCGTCCAGGGCGCGGTAGTGGCGGGCGAGGACCTTGCGCAGGGCCTTGTTGTGGGCGTCGTGGCGCAGGTGTTCCTGGCCGATGCGCAGGGCGCGGCGGGGGGCGAGGCGGGCGACGTAGACGTTGACGCCGGGGCGGGTGCCGATGACGACGTCCGCCCCGCAGCCGGCCAGATAGGCGCGGACCCGGAGGTCGGTGAGGCGGCTGTACTGGTGGTGGCGTCTGTCTGCGGTCGGAAAGTCGACGGCGGGTGCGGTGTAGGCCGGGTCCCGGGAATCTTCGCTGGTCGGGCGGGTGTCCACGAGGGGGACGAGGGTGACTCTCGGGTCCACGGTGAAGCGTGGTTCGTCCCGGTGGCGGGACATCGAGGCGATCTCCACGTCGTGGTGGTCCGCCAGCGCCGATGCGAGGTTCAGCGTCGTACGGACGGTGCCGCCGATGGCATACGCGTTGTGCAGCAGGAAAACGATCTTCAGGCGCTTGGTCTGCCACTCGGTGTGCCACTTGGTGTGCATGCGCTACCTTCCCGGCTTACGGAGGGATCAAGGCGTGTGTGAGCCCGTTTGTGACCCTTTTACTGCATCTGTCTCGCAGGTCACTTCCGCGCCCGACGTGAGAGGGGGGTAAGAAGCGGGCCCCGGCGCACGCCGACGACGTGGTGTGGCGCGGGGGCTTGGCAGACTGGGGGAGTGCCACAGAACGTGCTGCTCGCCGAGGACGACCGGGCCATTCGCCATGCCCTGGAACGCGCGCTGACCCTGGAGGGCTACGAGGTCACGGCGGTCGCCGACGGCGTCGAGGCGCTGGCGCAGGCGCATCGCCGTCGGCCCGATGTGCTGGTCCTGGACGTGATGATGCCGGGCATCGACGGCCTCCAGGTCTGCCGTGTGCTGCGCGCGGAGGGCGACCGTACGCCGATCCTGATGCTCACCGCGCTGGTGGAGACCGCCGACCGGATCGCCGGTCTGGACGCCGGGGCGGACGACTATGTCGTCAAGCCGTTCGACGTGGAGGAGGTCTTCGCGCGGCTGCGGGCGCTGTTGCGGCGGACGGGCGGGGCGGATCCGGCGGGTGGATCGGGCGGGTCGGGCGGGTCGAGCGGGTCGGGTGGGTCGAACGGCTCGGACGGGGAGCCGGTGACCTCGTCGCCGGCGTCGGCGACGGGGGCCGTGGCTTCCTCCGCAGCCTCGTCGCCGTCGTCGCTGTCCCCGGAGGGTGGCGTGCTCATGGCCGCCGGGCTGCGCATGGACGTACAGGCGCGGCGGGCGTGGCGTGGGGCGCGGGAGCTGGAGCTGACGCGGACCGAGTTCGACCTGCTGGAACTGCTGGTCCGTAACGTGGGCATCGTGCTCGACCACGGCACGATCTACGACCGTATCTGGGGTTACGACTTCGGGCCCGGCTCCAAGAACCTGGCCGTGTACGTCGGTTATCTGCGGCGCAAGCTCGACGAGCCGGGGGCGCCCGCGCTGATCCACACCGTGCGGGGCGTGGGGTACGCGCTGCGGGAAGACTGAGGGGCGCCCGGTTGTCGTCCCGTCCCGCTCTTCGCACCGGTTTCCGAGCCGCTGTCGCGGCCGCCGTCCGTGGGTTTCTGTGGCGGATCCGGCCGCGTCGGGTGTCGTCGCTGCGGGCGACGTTCACGGTGTCGTTCGTGGCGGTGGCCTGTGTCGTCACCGTGCTCGTGGGGATCCTCAGCTACAGCGCGGCCGCACGGCTGGTGCGGGTGGACCAGCAGACGGTGTTCGCCGAGGTCGTACGGGATCTGCGTGAGCTGGTGGAGCTGGACGAGCTGACGCCCCAGGATTTCGCGCCCTCCGGCAGCGGGGGCCCGCGCGACGATCTGATCCGCTCCGGCCGTACGGACGTCCAGGTGCTGGGGCCGCGCGGCGAGGTCGTCGACAAGGGCAGCCCCGGGCTGCCGGTCCGCGACAGCGACCGGCGTACGGCCAACGCGGACGTGCCCGGGGTCGTGGTCGAGCACGGCGAGGTCGAGGTCGGCGGTGGGCGCTACCGGGTGGCGACCGTGGCGCTGGGCGGTGGGCGCGGGGCCGTACAGGTGGCCCAGGAGTTCAGCGACACGGAGGATCTGCTGAGCGAGTTGCAGCAGCGGACGCTGTTGCTGGTGTCGGGTGTGGTGCTCTCGGCGGGGCTGTTCGGCTGGTGGCTGGCCTGGCGCCAGACGCGACGGCTCGTGCAGCTGGCGGGCGCTGCGGAGGATGTGGCCCGGACCGGGCATCTGGGCATTCAGGTGCCGGTGGCCGGTCGTGACGAAGTGGGGCGTCTGGGGCGGTCGTTCGACCGGATGCTGGTGCGGCTGGCCCAGTCGGAGGAGGACCAGCGGCGGCTGGTGCAGGACGCCGGGCACGAGCTGCGGACGCCGCTGACGTCGTTGCGTACGAACATCTCGATGCTGCGGCGGATCGACGAGCTGCCCCCGCGGATGCGGGAGGAGCTGGTCGACGACCTCGCCCTGGAGGCGCGCGAACTGACCGATCTGGTCAATGAGCTGGTGGACCTCGCGGCCGGTCAGTCCAGCACCGAGCCCGTGCAGCGGGTGCAGCTCGCGGACCTCGCGGAGGATGTGGCGGCGACCGCGCGGCGGCGCACCGGCCGGGAGATCGTGCTCCGGGCGGACGACGACACGACCGTGGAGGGGCGTGTCGGGGCGCTGCAGCGGGCGGTGTCCAACCTGGTGGAGAACGCGACGAAGTTCGATCGCGGGGGGACGGGGCCGATCGAGGTCGTGGTCGCCCGGGGTGGGCCGGGTGGGCCCGGAGACGCCGAGCAGCCGGGGCCGGGAGCGGGGCCGCGGCTGGTCCGGGTCGAGGTCCTGGACCGGGGACCCGGGGTCGCCGACGGTGATCTGGCCCGCATCTTCGACCGGTTCTACCGGGCGCCGGACGCGCGCAGCCTGCCCGGGTCCGGGCTCGGGCTGTCGATCGTGCGGGCGGTGGCCGCGGCGCACGGTGGGGCGCCGTTCGCCTTCCGGCGGGAGGGCGGCGGGTCGGTGATCGGGTTCACGGTGCGGGGTGTCGGGGGCAGCGGCGCGCCTCGGTGAGCCCGGGCGGCGGTGCGCCTCGGTGAGCCGGGGGCAGTGGTGCGGCCGGTGAGCCGGGGGTGGCGGCGCGGCCTCGGTGAGGGGCGGTGGAGCGCCTCGGCGACGGGCGGCGGAGCGCCTCGGGAGCCTTTGTATACCTTCCGGCGTCCGGCGTGGGTCTGAGGGCGCCCGACTTGGATGAACATCCAATATTTCGAGCACGGTCGTCTGCGGGCTTCTGCGAAGTCGTGACTTGATTCATAGTTACGGGCGTATTTCGGAAGCTGCTTTCCGTATGGTGAAAGAGAAGCTCGGAGGTTGCCTGTGTCACGCCTCGCACGTCTGCTGCGTACCTCGTTGTTCGTCCAGGTTGCCGGCGCCCTGGTGCTCGGAGTCGTCGTGGGCCGGCTGTGGCCCGACGTGGGGACGGCCGTCCAGCCGCTGGGCGACGGCTTCGTACGGCTCATCAAGGCGGTCATCGCGCCGCTGGTGTTCTGCGTGGTGGTCACCGGCATAGCCAAGGCCGGGAATCTGCGGGCGTTCGGCCGCATCGGCCTCAAGGCGCTGATCTGGTTCGAGGTGGCGACCACGTTCGCCCTGCTCATCGGCCTGGTCGCGGGCAACCTCGTACAGCCCGGCGCGGGCATGGACGTCGACCCCGCCACGCTGGACGCGGGCGCGGTCGACACCAGGACCGGCGGCGGGTCGCTGCCGTCGACCAGTGAGTTCCTGCTGCACGCGCTGCCCGAGAGCGCGGTGGGGGCGTTCGCCGAGAACGCGCTCCTCCAGGTCCTCGTCCTGGCCTGCCTGGTGGGCGCGGCCCTGCTCCACCTCGGCCACACCAAGGTGCCGGCCGTCCTCCCCGCCGTGGAGCAGGTGCAGGAGGTCGTCTTCGCGATCGTCGGGTTCGTCATGAGACTCGCCCCGCTGGCGGTCTTCGGCGCCACCGCCCACCTGGTCGGCCAGTACGGGCTGGGCGTGATGTCGACGTACGGCAAGCTGATCGCCGTCTGCTACGCGGTGGCCGCGCTGTTCCTGCTGCTGCTGGGCGTGGTGCTGAAGCTGATGACCGGGCTGAGCCTGTGGAAGTTCGTCCGGTACACCCGCGAGGAGATGCTGCTCGCGCTGGGCACCGCGTCCAGCGAGACCGTGATGCCGCGCATGATGCAGAAGCTGCGCCACGCGGGCTGCCGTGACGACGCCGTGGGGCTCGTCGTGCCCACCGGGTACTCCTTCAACCTCGACGGGGCCTCGATCTACCTCTCCATCGCCACGCTGTTCGTCGCCCAGGCGGTGGGGGTCGACCTCAGCCTCGGCCAGCAGGTCACGGTCGTACTGATGCTGATGCTCACCAGCAAGGGCATGGCGGGGGTGCCGGGTTCGGCGTTCCTCGCCCTGTCGGCGACGGCCTCCGCGCTCGGGGTCATCCCCGCCGGCGCGGTCGCCCTGCTCCTCGGCGTCGACCGCATCATGGACTCGATGCGCGTGGCGACCAATCTGCTGGGCAACTGTGTGGCGGCGTTCGCGGTGTCGAAGTGGGAGGGCGCGCTCGACGTCGACAAGGCGAAGAAGGCCCTCGACGGCGAGACCGAGTTCGTACCCGAGGAAGACGCCCCGGTCGCTCCGGTCGGCTGAGACAGGTGTCCTGTGCCGGGAGCGGAACGGGCTCCCGGCTCGGCTCACGTCTGGGTGGGCGGCCGAGATCAACGCCGGCGAGACCCGGGAGAGCTACGACTGGCCGCGCTCCCATCTCGCGTTCTGCGCGGCGACCGTGGTGGTCATGCTGATGGCGGCCTTCGTGCTGACGCGGTGACCGGCGGCCTTCGTGCTGACGCGGTGACCGGTGGCCTTCGTGCTGACGCGGTGACTGGCGGCCTTCGTGCTGACGCGATGACTGGCGGCCTTCGTGCTGACGCGATGAATCACTACTGGGCGCGCATTTCGGTGACGCCCAGGATGTTCCCCTCGCTGTCCTTGAACCACGCGCCGCGCACATCGCCCATCTCGGCGACGCCGTCGACCGTCTTGATGCCTGGCAGGTCGTATTCCTCGAAAGCGATTCCACGGGCGCGGAGTTCTTTCATCTCCGCGTCGAGATCGTCGACGATCCAGCTTTCCAGGGTATGAGCGGCCCGACCGGCACTCTCGGCCGACGGGTACACGAAGAAATGCGTGCCCCCGCTGTCGAAACGGACTCCACCCTCATCCTCCACCGACGCGGCAAGACCGAGGGTGTCCCGATAGAAACGCTTGGCCCGATCGAGATCGGCCGCGGGGATCGCCGCGTACACAGGTGCGTCTACGAGCATCTTCATCACCTCACATCTCGATGCTACGGCTGTGGGGAACGGGGTGCAGGACGTGGTCCGCGGGTCTCGTGCACGCCTGCGTCGGCCTGCGTCGGCCTGCCCGACGTGGTCGGTGACTTCGTCGACTGAGGGTCCGTACGGCTTCCGGGGACGCTCAGCGCAGGTCCCAGTACTCGTCCGGCGGTCCGGCCAGCTCGGGGTGGTCCCTCGTGTAGAAGGTCCCGTGCAGGGTGAGCATCGCCCAGTGCCACGCGAGATCGTGGAACTCGAGTCCGCGGTACGGCTTGTCGGCCGGCTCGTAGGGATAGGCGTCCAGAGCCGCCGCCCAGGACTCCGGCAGGCTCATGCCGCCGTACCGCCGCATGACCCAGGCGAAGTTGCGCCGCTCGCTACGGAGGTACGAGACGTACTCGTCCTCGTCCGGCCAAAGGCTCTCGGCCGGGCCTCCTGTCATGCGGCGGCGGTGGCCCGCGTCGCCCCGGCGCTCCACCGCCCGAGGACCGGCTCGCCGAGCGTACGGGCCGTCCAGCAGAGGGTCTGGCCGTGCCGGGCGAACAGTTCGTCGCGGTCGTCGAAGTGGCCGAGGTCGGTGCGGAGCCGGGCGGAGAGATCGCAGGAGACGGTGCCGCAGCTCGCGTCCGTGCTCCAACTGATCCCGGTACGGGCGACGGCGTCGAAGAGGGTCTCGCCGCCGCGGTTGGCGAACTGGCCGTCGCCGCCGGCGTACGTGTCGCCGAACAGCTCCCCGACCGGCACCCACGCCCGGTCGAGCCTGAACTCCGGCCACGCGAGCAGCACCTGCTCCGGCACGAACGGCTTCAGCCGGGGGAAGCGCGGATACCAGAACGTCCCGTCGACGATCAGCCCCCGCACCCGGGTCCGTACGCCGACGGCCCGCGCGACCGCCTCCAGGGCCGCCATCCGCTGACTGCACGAACCGCGCCCGAGCCGCAGGGTCCGCGAGACGCGCCGCAGATCCTCGACGGAGTACACGGGCCGCACCTCACGCGCGATGACGGCGTGCGCGGCGCGGAGGGCCTCCCGGGGGGTGGCCTCGTTCTGTACGCGGGCGGCGATGGCGGAGACGAGGGGGTGCCCGTGATCGAGGATCGCGGTGGCACGGGTGGACCCGTGCACGTCCGCGGCGTCGCGTCTGCGCACACCGTCCCGCCTGCTTTGCACGCCGTTGGCCATCAGCAGCCGACTGGTCATGTCGCCCCCGTGTGTCCCCGTGTCCCCTTGACCCTGCCCGGCCATCATCACACGGCGCCCAACGGCGTTGTCAGGGAGTCTTCACCGACAGCCCCGTCCCTGACCTGTCTGTGTCCGTCGCCGCGCAGGGCGTTACAGGTTGGGGCATTCGATTCTTTCGCGGACGCGATTCCGCTCACGCCGGATACGCATGGGTCTGAGCCGCCTTCACCGTCGCCCACACCGGCGCCCCCGGACGCAGGTCCAGTTCCGCCGCCGCCACCGTCGTCAGGTCGGCGGCCAGGGGGAGTTCGCCGGTGAGGGCCGCGCGGATCTGGTCGCCGTGGGTTTCCAGGCCGGAGACCTCGCACCGCCAGAGGTTGCGGGCGCTGGAACCGGTGGGGCGGTCGCGGTGGAGGGTGACCGCGCTCGGGGGGAAGGCCACGAACACCGGGCCCGTGAGGTCCTCGGTGGTGGTGATCGTGGGGCCCTCGGCGGTCCGGACCGTGTGGCCCTCCGCCGTACCCCGGTAGAGGTTCAAACCCACCAAGTGCGCGATGTAGTCCGTGCGCGGGTGGCGTGCGATGTCGCCGGGGGTGCCCTCCTGCACCACCTGCCCGTGCTCGACCACCACCAGCCGGTCGGCCAGCACCATCGCGTCCAGCGGGTCGTGCGTGACCAGTACGGCCACGGCTTCGAACTCGGCGAGGTGGCGCCGGAGTTGGGCCCGTACCTCCAGGCGGGTGCGGGCGTCCAGGGCCGCCAGCGGCTCGTCCAGGAGGAGCAGTCGGGGGCGGGTCGCCAGCGCGCGGGCCAGGGCGACGCGCTGGGCCTGGCCGCCGGAGAGGCGGCGGGGCCGGGCGGCCGCGTGGTCCGTGAGGCCCATCCGGTCCAGCCACTCGGCGGCCCGTGCCCTCGCCTCCGCCTTGGACGCGCCCTGGCAGCGGGGTCCGAACGCCACGTTGTCGAGGGCCGTGAGGTGGGGGAAGAGGAGGTAGTCCTGGAAGACGACTCCGACCGGGCGGTGCTCCGGTGCCGTACGTTCCAAGGACGCACCGTCCAGGCGTAGATGACCGTCCGTCAGCGGGGTCAGGCCGGCCAGGGCGCGCAGTGCCGTGGTCTTGCCCGCGCCGTTCGGGCCGAGCAGCGCGACCACGTCACCGGGGGCGGCGGTCAGCGTCACATCGAGGTGGAAGTCGCCGCGCCGGACCACCAGCCGGGCGTCCAGACCCTCCAGCGCCTCGCCCACACGGGTGTCCGTCATGACGCCGTCATCCAGCGGTCGCGCAACCCCGCCAGCACCGCGATCGACACCGTCAGCAGGACGAGGCTGAGCGCGATCGCCGCCTCCGGGTCGCTCTGCAGGGCCAGGTAGACGGCCAGCGGCATCGTCTGCGTACGGCCGGGGAAGTTGCCCGCGAAGGTGATCGTCGCCCCGAACTCGCCCAGCGCACGGGCCCAGGCGAGGACCGCGCCCGCCGCGATGCCCGGCGCGATCAGCGGCAGGGTCACCCGGCGGAACGCCGTGAAACGGGAGGCGCCGAGCGTCGTGGCCGCCTCCTCGTAGCGCGGGTCGGCGGCCCGCAGCGTGCCCTCCACACTGATGACCAGGAACGGCATGGCCACGAACGCCTCCGCCACGACCACGCCCGCCGTCGTGAACGGCAGGGTCAGGCCGAACCAGTCGTCCAGCCACCGGCCCACGACCCCGTTGCGGCCCAGCGCCATCAGCAGCGCCACACCGCCGACCACCGGGGGCAGGACCAGGGGGAGCGTGACCAGGGCCCGTACGAGACCGCGGCCCGGGAACTCGACGCGGGCCAGCAGCCAGGCCAGGGGCACGCCGATCACCAGGCTCACCGCCGTGGCCGCGGTCGCGCAGAGCAGGGACAGCTGGAGGGCCTGCCACACCTCGGGGCTGGTCAGCTGGTCCGGCAGGCTGTGCCAGGGGGTGCGGACCAGCAGGGCGACCAGCGGCAGCACCAGGAAGACGAGGCCGAGGAGCGCGGGCACGAGAAGGGGCAGCGGTACGCCCCGGGGGCCGCGCGCTCCGGTCCGGCGCGCGGGCGCCCCACGTGCTCGTGCCTTGGCCGTCACGGCTTCAGGAACCCGGCCTCGGTCAACACCTGCTGGCCCTCGGCGGACCGCACCAGCTCGATGAACGCCTTCGCGGTCTCGGTGTTCTCCGCGTCCTTGAGCAGGGCGATCGGGTAGTCGTTGACGGCGTCGGCCGACTCGGGGAACTCCACGCCCTCCACCTTGTCACCCGCGGCCTTCACATCGGTCTTGTAGACGACCGCCGCGTCGGCCTCCTTCAGCTCCACCTTCGTCAGGGCGGCCTTGACGTCCTGCTCGTACGAGACGGGGGTGAGCTTGAGCTTGCTCGCGTCCAGGGCCTTCTGCGCGGCGGCGCCGCACGGCACCTCCTTGTCGCACAGCACGACCTTCAGCCCGGACCCGGTCAGGTCCTTGAGGGAGGAGATCTTCTCCGGGTTGCCCGGCAGGGTGGCGATCTCCAGCTGGTTGCGGACGAAGGTGGCGGGCGTGCCGACGGCGTCCCCCGCGTCCGTCACGATCGCCATCGTCTTGGGGCTGGCGGAGGCGAACACGTCCGCCGGGGCGCCGCCGGTGATGCTCGCCGCCAGCGAGTCGCTACCGCCGAAGCTGAACGTCACCTTCGTACCGGGGTGGTCCTTCTCGAACTGCCCGCCCAGCGTCGTGAAGCTCTCCTTCAGCGAGGCCGCGGCGAACACGGTGACCGTCCCCGAGAGCTTGTCGCCCGAGCCGGAACCGGAACCGGAACCCGAGGCCGAGGAGGAGGGCGAGGCGTCGTCGTCGGAGGAGGAGCAGGCGCTGACGGTCAGCAATACGACGGCGCCCACGCCGGCGGCCCGAAGCGCGGAACGGATCATCACAGTCTGTCTACTCCCTCTGGTCCGGCACACGCGACAACCACATGCGGTGACCATCTTGGCGCATATGCGAGGGGTAAGTCTTCTGTTGGATCGCATGAGCCATGTCATAAGCCGGGTGGAGTGGGCATGTGCGTTCACGCACAGAGGTCGCTCAGGTGCGGTCGATGTGCACGTTCGTCGACTTCACCCGGGCGGTGGCCTCCATCCCGACCTCCAGGCCCAGCTCCTCCACGGCCTCGCGGGTGAGCAGGGAGACCAGCCGGTGCGGGCCCGCCTGGATCTCCACCTGGGCCGCGACGTCGCCAAGCTTCACGGCGGTGACGATGCCGGCGAAGGCGTTGCGCGCCGACGTGTACGGCACGTCGTCCTCGCCGGCGGCGTCGGCCGCCAGCTCCACGGAGAACGCGGCCAGATCCTTGCCGTCGACGAGGCGACGCCCGCTCTCGTCGCGGCGGGTCGCCACCCGGCCCGCGTCCGCCCACCGCCGCGCGGTGTCGGGGCTGACCCCGAGCAGCCGCGCGGCCTGACCGATCGTGTAGGACTGCATGGACGCCAAGATATGTGGTCGGCAGGACTTGTCGCCCGGCGCCGCCCCGCGTCCGGACCTGGGCCGGGGCCGGCCTGCCGGCATGGGAGAACTCGGACCGGCGGTCCCACATGAGCGCCGTACCGATGACGACGGTCGGCCCCTGCACGACCATCAGCAGCATGCTCCGGTGAGAGGGAGTCGTCGCGGCGTTCGGCGGCGGCGCCCGGGTCGCGGTCGCCAA belongs to Streptomyces graminofaciens and includes:
- a CDS encoding glycosyltransferase family 4 protein translates to MKIVFLLHNAYAIGGTVRTTLNLASALADHHDVEIASMSRHRDEPRFTVDPRVTLVPLVDTRPTSEDSRDPAYTAPAVDFPTADRRHHQYSRLTDLRVRAYLAGCGADVVIGTRPGVNVYVARLAPRRALRIGQEHLRHDAHNKALRKVLARHYRALDAVVTTTAADAEVYRARMKLPGVRVMSIPNIVPDTGVTPSDGTAPVIAAAGRLAPGKRFDLLLEAFARIAAKEPDWRLRVYGGGKEKDRLQSLIDDLGLTDQARLMGPRTPIEREFARASIVVSASDAESFGMTLVEAMRCGVPVVSTDCPLGPAEIITDGLNGRLVPTDDPHALAEAIHDLIIDDALRREMGRAALESAHRYDPAPIIARYESLITDLRSTRLSRTWTKEYARARGWLAGRARPFRGRGARPY
- a CDS encoding cation:dicarboxylate symporter family transporter yields the protein MLRTSLFVQVAGALVLGVVVGRLWPDVGTAVQPLGDGFVRLIKAVIAPLVFCVVVTGIAKAGNLRAFGRIGLKALIWFEVATTFALLIGLVAGNLVQPGAGMDVDPATLDAGAVDTRTGGGSLPSTSEFLLHALPESAVGAFAENALLQVLVLACLVGAALLHLGHTKVPAVLPAVEQVQEVVFAIVGFVMRLAPLAVFGATAHLVGQYGLGVMSTYGKLIAVCYAVAALFLLLLGVVLKLMTGLSLWKFVRYTREEMLLALGTASSETVMPRMMQKLRHAGCRDDAVGLVVPTGYSFNLDGASIYLSIATLFVAQAVGVDLSLGQQVTVVLMLMLTSKGMAGVPGSAFLALSATASALGVIPAGAVALLLGVDRIMDSMRVATNLLGNCVAAFAVSKWEGALDVDKAKKALDGETEFVPEEDAPVAPVG
- a CDS encoding sensor histidine kinase produces the protein MWRIRPRRVSSLRATFTVSFVAVACVVTVLVGILSYSAAARLVRVDQQTVFAEVVRDLRELVELDELTPQDFAPSGSGGPRDDLIRSGRTDVQVLGPRGEVVDKGSPGLPVRDSDRRTANADVPGVVVEHGEVEVGGGRYRVATVALGGGRGAVQVAQEFSDTEDLLSELQQRTLLLVSGVVLSAGLFGWWLAWRQTRRLVQLAGAAEDVARTGHLGIQVPVAGRDEVGRLGRSFDRMLVRLAQSEEDQRRLVQDAGHELRTPLTSLRTNISMLRRIDELPPRMREELVDDLALEARELTDLVNELVDLAAGQSSTEPVQRVQLADLAEDVAATARRRTGREIVLRADDDTTVEGRVGALQRAVSNLVENATKFDRGGTGPIEVVVARGGPGGPGDAEQPGPGAGPRLVRVEVLDRGPGVADGDLARIFDRFYRAPDARSLPGSGLGLSIVRAVAAAHGGAPFAFRREGGGSVIGFTVRGVGGSGAPR
- a CDS encoding response regulator transcription factor, with product MPQNVLLAEDDRAIRHALERALTLEGYEVTAVADGVEALAQAHRRRPDVLVLDVMMPGIDGLQVCRVLRAEGDRTPILMLTALVETADRIAGLDAGADDYVVKPFDVEEVFARLRALLRRTGGADPAGGSGGSGGSSGSGGSNGSDGEPVTSSPASATGAVASSAASSPSSLSPEGGVLMAAGLRMDVQARRAWRGARELELTRTEFDLLELLVRNVGIVLDHGTIYDRIWGYDFGPGSKNLAVYVGYLRRKLDEPGAPALIHTVRGVGYALRED
- a CDS encoding transglutaminase domain-containing protein translates to MTSRLLMANGVQSRRDGVRRRDAADVHGSTRATAILDHGHPLVSAIAARVQNEATPREALRAAHAVIAREVRPVYSVEDLRRVSRTLRLGRGSCSQRMAALEAVARAVGVRTRVRGLIVDGTFWYPRFPRLKPFVPEQVLLAWPEFRLDRAWVPVGELFGDTYAGGDGQFANRGGETLFDAVARTGISWSTDASCGTVSCDLSARLRTDLGHFDDRDELFARHGQTLCWTARTLGEPVLGRWSAGATRATAAA
- a CDS encoding helix-turn-helix domain-containing protein, which codes for MAAARRDTRGIVDAAGLLSHVDFRRLLPTPALRPHVEHYWLIDWDLPEPYVSHVVPHPAVNIVFQRFEGQEPFVEIAGVQHGLFSQKLEGRGRVCGIKFRPGGFRPFAPHVPVTHWTGRRVRHPEQPAVLPPTDPATILTPDDEDARTAALDAFLLGPGREAPRPDPQADLAMALVDRVRTDRTIRRVTDFARAEGLSVRLLQRLFAGYVGVGPKWVILRYRIHEALERAETERAVDWARLAADLGYADQAHLVRDFTATVGVPPTAYAEAAVPTSRA
- a CDS encoding VOC family protein translates to MKMLVDAPVYAAIPAADLDRAKRFYRDTLGLAASVEDEGGVRFDSGGTHFFVYPSAESAGRAAHTLESWIVDDLDAEMKELRARGIAFEEYDLPGIKTVDGVAEMGDVRGAWFKDSEGNILGVTEMRAQ
- a CDS encoding LLM class flavin-dependent oxidoreductase yields the protein MQFGIFTVGDVTPDPTTGRTPTERERIKAMTAIALKAEEVGLDVFATGEHHNPPFVPSSPTTMLGWIAARTENLILSTATTLITTNDPVKIAEDFAMLQHLADGRVDLMMGRGNTGPVYPWFGQDIRQGINLAVENYALLRRLWREDVVDWQGKFRTALQGFTATPRPLDGVPPFVWHGSIRSPEIAEQAAYYGDGFFHNNIFWPADHTKQMVELYRTRYAHYGHGTPEQAIVGLGGHVFMRKNSQDAVREFRPYFDVAPVYGNGPSLEDFMDQTPLTVGSPQQVIEKTLSFREYAGDYQRQLFLIDHAGLPLKTVLEQIDLLGEEVVPVLRKEFAVGRPADVPDAPTHGSLVAAAG